The proteins below come from a single Cloacibacillus sp. genomic window:
- a CDS encoding DUF3800 domain-containing protein, which yields MYAFIDTSGDMNSKEEQYVVTTAAVIRKAKIPSLLSQIYNLKKGILENERQEIKAQSFINASTLAQNGEPFSKKYTFIDRYVHEVLREFTFFAFSAKNTVLGLKPFESGGGYLPKHYKLLLERINYLAKSEKKQALILIDYSYKNTDRNMAFAFSDYLYKSLKGSSLGNIIEFPLFVDSEMTEGIQAADVGAGILRNYYTLLEKQSGLDDKKLLFKSKVQEYYEIIRGCSRDFRNNGKTIYGLYKVRNDV from the coding sequence ATGTATGCTTTTATCGATACGTCAGGGGACATGAATTCAAAAGAAGAACAATATGTTGTTACCACAGCGGCAGTAATCAGAAAAGCTAAAATTCCCTCCCTGCTTTCCCAAATTTATAATTTAAAGAAAGGTATCCTGGAAAACGAAAGACAGGAAATAAAGGCTCAGTCCTTTATCAACGCTAGTACGCTGGCGCAGAATGGGGAGCCATTCAGTAAAAAATATACATTTATTGACAGATATGTACACGAGGTGCTGAGAGAATTTACATTTTTTGCCTTTTCAGCAAAGAATACTGTTCTCGGACTGAAACCTTTTGAGAGCGGGGGCGGATATTTGCCCAAACATTATAAACTTCTTCTGGAACGAATCAATTACCTGGCAAAATCTGAGAAAAAACAGGCTTTGATCCTTATAGACTATAGCTATAAAAACACGGACAGGAATATGGCGTTTGCTTTCAGCGATTATCTGTATAAATCCCTGAAAGGCTCCTCTTTGGGCAATATAATAGAATTTCCGCTTTTCGTGGACTCTGAGATGACGGAGGGAATCCAAGCGGCCGATGTGGGCGCGGGTATCCTGAGAAACTATTACACGTTGTTGGAGAAACAGTCCGGACTAGATGACAAAAAACTTTTATTCAAGTCTAAAGTCCAAGAATATTATGAAATCATTCGGGGGTGCTCACGAGATTTCAGAAATAATGGCAAAACCATTTATGGATTATATAAGGTGAGAAATGACGTTTGA
- a CDS encoding nucleotidyltransferase domain-containing protein translates to MFEISYTDKIYTIDEIKELVAPVAARYDIEAIYLFGSYARGEAKANSDIDLRVEASRIKSLMTFGGLYSELEEALAKKPDLLTTKNPDGDFLEELEKDEVLIYVPRGKYLRPMLRIKGDSLSTVPR, encoded by the coding sequence ATGTTTGAGATCTCATATACGGATAAAATATACACGATAGACGAGATAAAAGAGCTCGTCGCTCCGGTTGCCGCAAGGTATGATATTGAGGCGATATATCTCTTCGGTTCCTACGCGCGCGGCGAAGCGAAGGCAAACAGCGACATAGACCTGCGGGTGGAGGCCAGCCGTATAAAGAGCCTGATGACCTTCGGCGGGTTATACTCTGAGCTAGAAGAGGCGCTCGCCAAAAAGCCGGATCTGCTGACGACAAAAAATCCGGACGGTGATTTCCTGGAAGAGCTTGAAAAAGACGAGGTGTTGATCTATGTTCCACGTGGGAAATATCTACGTCCCATGTTAAGAATAAAAGGGGACAGCCTTTCGACTGTCCCTCGCTGA
- a CDS encoding ribonuclease H-like domain-containing protein yields MARPQRDNPEKFGRLDGLLPKAEGRIKPNPASLPKELDIEGLPEGRWIARGVYRMEREFAYGRWYGKKMLASPAESGRTLCHWGGDAVPVFLDTETTGLSGGTGTYAFLIGLGLCGGDYFRVVQLFLAGPAWERSWLAAIEAELPERYGLVTYNGRAFDLPLLRTRYTLARAVPSWGGAPHMDLLSLSRHFYKGRLSSCSLSSIERNVLGLRRSGEDVPGSEIPWMYTQFLRTQDAGPLRGIFYHNTLDIVSLAALQIHIAEMARGECSCAADMIRAGDLWAAKGFQEEARAAWEGALDFRHDRHFALLRLAEAERAAGNYEAAYRYYEESLETERRPVRTLETMAKIEEHRFRRCGDALAHATEALRWLESHRIFKDRQWEEDRKNLVHRIERLKRKLAAKECGEDVFPGDGGEL; encoded by the coding sequence TTGGCGCGTCCTCAGAGAGATAACCCGGAAAAATTCGGACGGCTTGATGGCCTTCTGCCGAAGGCGGAGGGAAGGATAAAGCCGAATCCCGCCTCCCTGCCGAAAGAGCTTGATATCGAAGGGCTGCCGGAGGGCCGCTGGATCGCGCGCGGCGTCTACCGCATGGAGCGCGAATTTGCCTATGGCCGCTGGTACGGCAAAAAGATGCTCGCCTCTCCCGCGGAGAGCGGGCGGACGCTGTGCCATTGGGGCGGGGACGCCGTTCCCGTCTTTCTCGACACCGAGACGACCGGCCTCTCTGGCGGCACTGGCACCTACGCCTTTCTCATCGGGCTGGGGCTCTGCGGCGGGGACTACTTCCGCGTCGTGCAGCTCTTCCTAGCCGGTCCCGCCTGGGAGCGGAGCTGGCTCGCCGCGATCGAGGCGGAGCTGCCGGAACGCTATGGCCTTGTGACGTACAACGGGCGCGCCTTCGACCTGCCGCTGCTGCGCACGCGCTATACGCTGGCCCGCGCGGTGCCCTCGTGGGGCGGCGCGCCGCATATGGATCTGCTCTCCCTCTCGCGCCACTTTTATAAGGGGAGGCTCTCTTCCTGCTCGCTCTCGTCGATAGAGAGAAACGTCCTTGGCCTGCGCCGCAGCGGCGAGGATGTCCCCGGCAGTGAAATACCCTGGATGTACACCCAATTCCTGCGCACGCAGGACGCGGGGCCGCTGCGCGGTATCTTCTACCACAACACCCTCGATATCGTCTCGCTCGCGGCGTTACAGATACACATCGCGGAGATGGCGCGCGGAGAATGTTCCTGCGCGGCCGATATGATACGCGCGGGCGACCTTTGGGCCGCGAAGGGCTTCCAGGAGGAGGCGCGCGCGGCCTGGGAGGGAGCGCTCGACTTTCGTCACGACCGCCACTTCGCGCTGCTGCGCCTCGCGGAGGCGGAACGCGCCGCGGGAAACTACGAGGCCGCCTACCGCTATTACGAAGAGTCGCTCGAGACGGAGCGCCGCCCCGTGCGCACGCTGGAGACGATGGCAAAGATAGAGGAGCACCGCTTCCGCCGCTGCGGGGACGCCCTGGCCCACGCCACGGAGGCGCTGCGGTGGCTTGAGAGCCACCGTATCTTCAAAGACCGCCAGTGGGAGGAGGATAGAAAAAACCTCGTGCACCGGATAGAGAGGTTAAAAAGAAAGCTCGCCGCCAAGGAGTGCGGCGAAGATGTATTTCCCGGCGATGGCGGGGAATTATGA